Proteins found in one Arthrobacter pascens genomic segment:
- a CDS encoding MFS transporter, which translates to MTSTIATQAPAGIVPSGRRAGSIGLWLVMLAQLMLVLDATVVNVALPHIATDLDFTRAELSWVLNGYALAFGGLLLLGGRIGDVFGRRRTFLVGVAVFTVFSLLGGLATSPLLLVIARALQGLGAAFAAPSVLALITTSARDDGARNRALALFSAVASMGGALGLILGGLLTDLTSWRWTLFINVPIGVVVLLAVPRLVAETPRRPGRFDVLGAVSATGGAVAIVWALIQAGDDGWSSPRTIGGLVVGAALITVLAFTERRVAHPLLRPQLLRSPSRVAALAAMAATYGGMLAMFFLMVQYLENDLHLTPLLTGLAFLPMPLSIFAMSRIVPRLVERFGAVRLVIVGAALRVVAFLPLTQLGPDTPFVIVMAALLLTGISAGMTFMPLTTLALRDVEPEHAGSASGLFQTMQQLGGAVGLAIVASTYAAFAVPGDFLTGGRAGFWSATILSALALAAVIGLVIKPRKVA; encoded by the coding sequence ATGACATCCACAATCGCCACACAGGCGCCCGCCGGGATCGTGCCATCCGGCCGCCGCGCCGGCAGCATCGGCCTCTGGCTGGTCATGCTTGCCCAACTCATGCTTGTCCTCGACGCGACTGTCGTGAACGTCGCGCTCCCCCACATCGCCACAGACCTCGATTTCACCCGGGCCGAGCTCAGCTGGGTCCTGAACGGCTACGCCCTTGCCTTCGGCGGCCTCCTGCTGCTCGGCGGACGGATCGGGGACGTCTTCGGCCGTCGCCGCACGTTCCTGGTGGGCGTCGCAGTCTTCACGGTCTTCTCGCTGCTCGGCGGGCTGGCCACCTCACCCCTCCTCCTCGTCATCGCACGCGCACTCCAGGGCCTCGGTGCCGCGTTCGCCGCCCCGAGCGTGCTGGCGCTCATCACGACGAGCGCGCGGGACGACGGCGCGCGGAACCGGGCACTCGCACTGTTCTCCGCCGTCGCCTCGATGGGCGGAGCGCTCGGGCTCATCCTCGGCGGCCTGCTCACCGACCTCACGAGCTGGCGGTGGACCCTCTTCATCAACGTGCCGATCGGCGTCGTCGTCCTCCTTGCCGTGCCCCGCCTCGTCGCCGAAACTCCCCGGAGACCCGGGCGCTTCGACGTTCTTGGAGCGGTGTCCGCAACGGGCGGCGCCGTCGCCATCGTGTGGGCCCTCATCCAGGCGGGCGACGACGGCTGGTCCAGTCCCCGCACGATCGGCGGGCTCGTGGTCGGCGCAGCGCTGATCACCGTGCTCGCCTTCACCGAGCGGAGGGTGGCCCATCCCCTGCTCCGCCCGCAGCTGCTCCGCAGCCCGAGCCGGGTGGCGGCGCTGGCGGCGATGGCGGCCACCTACGGCGGGATGCTGGCGATGTTCTTCCTCATGGTCCAGTACCTCGAAAACGATCTGCACCTCACGCCGCTGCTGACGGGGCTGGCGTTCCTGCCGATGCCCCTGAGCATCTTCGCGATGTCGCGGATCGTCCCGCGACTGGTCGAGCGTTTCGGGGCCGTCCGCCTGGTCATCGTCGGCGCCGCCCTTCGTGTGGTCGCCTTCCTGCCGCTCACGCAACTGGGTCCGGACACCCCGTTCGTGATCGTCATGGCTGCCCTGCTCTTGACGGGAATCTCGGCCGGCATGACGTTCATGCCGCTCACGACGCTCGCGCTTCGAGACGTCGAACCCGAGCACGCAGGGTCGGCCTCCGGGCTTTTCCAGACCATGCAGCAACTTGGCGGCGCCGTCGGACTGGCCATCGTGGCTTCGACTTATGCGGCCTTCGCTGTCCCAGGCGACTTCCTGACCGGCGGACGGGCCGGGTTCTGGTCGGCGACCATCCTCTCCGCCCTCGCGCTGGCAGCCGTCATCGGGCTGGTCATCAAGCCCCGGAAGGTGGCATGA
- a CDS encoding SRPBCC domain-containing protein — MSENPERTEELKPGSEDGGLTPAASAEPAGPDLGIRHETFVISHYIAAPPHKAFQAFADTAIWRRWFKLPGSDASYGHDFRVGHGDRATSVFTSSDMPSESLRYQSRYIDIVPARRIVYTYEAVVDDVLRWASLATIEFDAAQDGTQLRWTEQVVFVKLSGDGSHDLPHLRGATRLRLNGLLSALD; from the coding sequence ATGTCGGAAAATCCGGAGCGCACAGAAGAGCTAAAGCCCGGGTCCGAAGATGGTGGGTTGACGCCCGCGGCTTCCGCTGAGCCGGCTGGACCTGATTTAGGGATCCGGCACGAAACGTTCGTGATCTCCCATTACATCGCCGCACCGCCACACAAGGCGTTTCAGGCTTTTGCCGATACTGCGATTTGGCGGCGATGGTTCAAGCTTCCTGGCAGCGACGCTTCGTATGGTCACGACTTCCGTGTAGGGCATGGAGACAGGGCAACGAGCGTCTTCACCTCCAGCGACATGCCATCAGAATCTCTTCGTTACCAGTCCAGATACATCGACATTGTCCCTGCTCGCAGAATCGTCTACACCTACGAGGCGGTCGTCGACGATGTCTTGAGGTGGGCCTCGCTCGCGACCATCGAATTCGACGCAGCCCAGGACGGCACCCAGTTACGTTGGACGGAGCAAGTTGTATTCGTCAAACTCTCGGGAGACGGAAGCCACGATCTCCCGCACCTCCGGGGAGCGACCCGCCTCCGCCTGAACGGCCTCCTGTCAGCCCTGGATTGA
- a CDS encoding VOC family protein yields the protein MKIALTSLFVDDQRAALAFYTEVLGFNKRHDIPLGDDFWLTVVSPESPDGPELLLEPAGHPAVKPYRDALAEDGIPLAQFAVDDIEAEHARLTSKGVVFTQPPTDIGTAFVAVFDDTCGNLIQLIEMKPDENHADAH from the coding sequence ATGAAAATTGCCCTGACGAGCTTGTTCGTCGACGACCAGCGAGCAGCCCTCGCCTTCTACACCGAGGTGCTCGGCTTCAATAAGCGCCATGACATCCCCCTCGGTGACGACTTCTGGCTCACCGTCGTGTCGCCTGAATCGCCTGACGGTCCGGAGCTGTTGCTGGAGCCGGCGGGCCACCCAGCTGTGAAGCCGTATCGGGATGCCCTAGCCGAAGACGGTATCCCGCTGGCTCAATTCGCCGTCGACGACATCGAAGCGGAGCACGCCCGGCTGACCAGCAAGGGCGTGGTGTTCACGCAGCCACCGACTGACATCGGCACCGCTTTCGTGGCCGTCTTTGATGACACGTGCGGCAACCTCATTCAGCTCATCGAAATGAAGCCGGACGAGAACCACGCCGACGCCCATTGA
- a CDS encoding ArsR/SmtB family transcription factor: MVDVFRALDDETRRLVLDELSARDGQTLFEICSVLAMRHGLSLTRQAISQHLGVLESAGLVETERRGRSKFHYFNPEPLAEITGRWPTRKRTEQ, translated from the coding sequence ATGGTCGATGTGTTCCGAGCTCTGGACGATGAGACGAGGCGCCTCGTCCTTGACGAACTGTCAGCGCGCGACGGGCAGACCCTGTTTGAGATCTGTTCTGTGCTCGCGATGCGCCATGGCCTCAGCCTCACTCGCCAAGCGATCTCGCAGCACCTTGGTGTGCTTGAGTCGGCGGGACTCGTCGAGACGGAGCGACGCGGACGCTCCAAGTTCCATTACTTCAACCCCGAGCCCCTCGCCGAAATCACCGGACGATGGCCCACCAGAAAGCGGACGGAACAATGA
- a CDS encoding RNA polymerase sigma factor: MWRSETPHILAALLRRSGDFEACEDAVQEALLAAAGQWPAQGVPDDPRGWLIRVASRKLIDQQRSHAARTQRELDAATRAPADARYVASADSSAFEARGDDTLQLLLLCAHPALSDASQVALTLRAVAGLSTAQIAAGFLVPEATMAQRISRAKATLRTAGANFESPTWAELPDRLHVVRHVLYLVFNEGYTASSGAGLVDVDLADEAIRLAERLHRSVPEDTETSGLLALMLLTHARTPARTDPHGDLVPLAEQDRTRWHRDMIVRGTTLIEQALPGGPVGPFQLQAAIAAIHDEAATAEATDWLQITMLYRMLNQLAPSPTVTLNLAIAVGMAHGPDAGMAALAPLLERADQQRNHRVHAAHAHLLELTGDAAAAKNAYRLAARLTDSIPEQRYLNRKAGMHDTWSKTP, from the coding sequence GTGTGGCGTTCGGAGACGCCACACATCCTCGCGGCACTGCTGCGCCGCAGCGGCGACTTCGAAGCCTGTGAGGACGCCGTTCAGGAAGCGCTGCTAGCGGCCGCCGGACAATGGCCGGCGCAAGGTGTGCCGGATGACCCCCGCGGGTGGCTCATCCGTGTCGCCTCGCGCAAGCTCATCGATCAGCAGCGCAGCCATGCCGCCCGCACCCAGCGCGAGCTCGATGCCGCGACACGAGCCCCGGCCGATGCCCGTTACGTGGCATCGGCTGACAGTTCGGCTTTTGAGGCCCGTGGCGATGACACACTGCAGCTGCTGCTCCTGTGCGCCCACCCCGCACTCAGCGACGCCTCGCAGGTCGCCCTCACCCTGCGGGCCGTCGCTGGGCTGTCCACGGCGCAGATCGCCGCCGGATTCCTCGTCCCCGAGGCCACGATGGCGCAGCGCATCAGCCGAGCCAAGGCGACTCTTCGCACGGCAGGAGCAAACTTCGAATCCCCGACCTGGGCAGAACTGCCGGACCGGCTGCACGTGGTGCGCCACGTCCTGTATCTCGTCTTCAATGAGGGATATACGGCATCCAGCGGTGCGGGTCTCGTCGACGTCGACCTTGCCGATGAGGCGATCCGCCTCGCGGAGCGGTTGCACCGCTCGGTCCCCGAGGACACTGAGACCAGTGGACTCCTCGCCCTGATGCTCCTGACTCACGCGCGTACACCCGCGCGCACCGACCCCCACGGTGACTTGGTGCCTCTCGCCGAACAGGACCGGACCCGGTGGCATCGCGACATGATCGTGCGCGGAACTACGCTCATCGAGCAGGCCCTTCCTGGCGGACCAGTCGGTCCGTTCCAGCTTCAGGCAGCCATCGCTGCGATCCATGACGAGGCCGCTACCGCAGAGGCCACCGACTGGCTGCAGATCACCATGCTGTACCGCATGCTCAACCAGCTCGCGCCCTCGCCCACGGTGACCCTTAACCTTGCCATCGCCGTCGGCATGGCACACGGGCCAGATGCCGGGATGGCCGCCCTCGCACCACTGCTCGAGAGGGCTGACCAGCAACGCAACCACCGCGTCCACGCCGCACACGCCCACCTCCTCGAACTGACTGGTGACGCTGCTGCAGCCAAGAACGCCTACCGCTTGGCTGCCAGGCTCACCGACAGCATCCCCGAACAGCGATACCTCAACCGAAAAGCCGGAATGCACGACACGTGGTCCAAGACACCATAG
- a CDS encoding YciI family protein yields MKFVILIHSNPQPWGHPTGDYVAENQALPKEQREQMNAEFDALLTQLQANGELLGGEALADPATSRLYRWQSGKPIATDGPYAESKEQFAGFFMIDVATRERAEEVAAAFSGPGETIELRPAMWPGGNDQ; encoded by the coding sequence ATGAAGTTCGTCATTCTTATCCACTCCAACCCCCAGCCATGGGGACACCCAACAGGTGACTACGTCGCCGAGAACCAGGCGCTGCCCAAGGAGCAGCGCGAGCAGATGAATGCCGAGTTCGACGCGCTGCTCACGCAGTTGCAAGCCAACGGGGAACTCCTTGGCGGCGAAGCGCTGGCCGACCCGGCGACGTCGAGGCTGTACCGGTGGCAGTCGGGCAAGCCAATCGCCACCGACGGGCCGTACGCAGAGTCCAAGGAGCAGTTCGCCGGGTTCTTTATGATCGACGTTGCCACCCGAGAGCGGGCCGAGGAGGTCGCGGCCGCGTTCTCCGGCCCTGGCGAGACCATCGAGCTGCGTCCCGCGATGTGGCCCGGGGGCAACGATCAGTGA
- a CDS encoding FAD-dependent oxidoreductase: MASSSPRGVRRTLPVLAGLANVRPLRTLEDAQDLARQLVPGTRLVIVGAGFIGAEVASTAQALRAKVTVVCSDAVPLSRPFGRDMAADISALHEINGWS, encoded by the coding sequence ATGGCATCGTCATCGCCACGGGGCGTCCGCCGGACGCTGCCGGTCCTCGCGGGCCTGGCTAACGTCCGCCCACTGCGGACGCTGGAGGATGCGCAGGATCTGGCCCGCCAACTGGTACCGGGCACCAGGCTTGTCATTGTGGGAGCCGGCTTTATCGGTGCCGAGGTCGCCTCCACCGCCCAAGCCCTCAGAGCCAAGGTCACGGTTGTCTGTTCGGACGCTGTTCCGCTCAGCCGCCCCTTTGGACGGGACATGGCGGCCGACATCTCGGCGTTACATGAAATTAACGGGTGGAGCTGA
- a CDS encoding quaternary amine ABC transporter ATP-binding protein — protein MNSPDISVRNLWKVFGPGGDKIPNDPELSALGSAELLERTGCVAAVRNLSFDVAKGEVFVVMGLSGSGKSTLVRCLTRLIEPTSGQVLVDGKDVLQAGLAELRELRRRKMSMVFQHFGLLPHRTVLDNVSYGLQIRGAAKDERYARAREIIELVGLKGYEQHYPDQLSGGMQQRVGLGRALAGDPDTILFDEPFSALDPLIRRDMQAEVIRLHKEMGKTMVFVTHDLSEALKLGDRILIMRNGETVQCGTGDDLVGSPADKYIEDFVSEVPRADVLTLKWITRPVAAGTPGDAPVLSSRMIIRDAIAAVMHSACPVLVEDAGRITGQIDRDSILSVLQPAEAAA, from the coding sequence ATGAACAGTCCAGACATCTCAGTGCGCAACCTATGGAAGGTCTTTGGCCCCGGGGGCGACAAGATCCCCAACGATCCGGAACTGTCGGCCCTCGGCTCAGCGGAACTGCTGGAACGCACCGGCTGCGTGGCGGCCGTGCGGAACCTCAGTTTTGACGTCGCCAAAGGCGAGGTTTTCGTGGTCATGGGGCTTTCCGGATCCGGGAAATCCACCTTGGTCCGCTGCCTGACCCGGCTGATCGAGCCCACCTCCGGGCAGGTACTGGTGGACGGCAAGGATGTCCTGCAGGCAGGCCTGGCGGAACTGCGGGAACTGCGCCGGCGGAAGATGTCCATGGTGTTCCAGCACTTCGGCCTCCTCCCGCACCGGACCGTGCTGGACAACGTCTCCTACGGGCTGCAGATCCGCGGTGCGGCCAAGGACGAACGCTACGCCAGGGCGCGGGAAATCATCGAGCTGGTTGGCCTGAAAGGCTACGAACAGCACTACCCGGACCAGCTCTCCGGGGGAATGCAGCAGCGCGTCGGCCTTGGCCGGGCCCTGGCCGGCGATCCGGACACCATCCTCTTCGATGAGCCCTTCTCCGCGCTGGATCCGCTCATCCGGCGCGACATGCAGGCGGAAGTCATCCGGCTGCACAAGGAAATGGGCAAGACCATGGTGTTCGTGACCCATGACCTCTCCGAGGCCCTCAAGCTCGGAGACCGCATCCTGATCATGCGCAACGGCGAGACGGTCCAGTGCGGCACGGGAGACGACTTGGTGGGATCCCCGGCAGACAAGTACATCGAGGATTTTGTGTCCGAGGTCCCCCGCGCGGATGTCCTGACCCTGAAATGGATCACCCGGCCCGTTGCGGCCGGAACGCCGGGAGACGCGCCGGTCCTCAGTTCCCGGATGATTATCCGCGATGCCATAGCAGCGGTAATGCACTCCGCCTGCCCGGTTCTCGTCGAGGACGCCGGCAGGATCACCGGGCAGATCGACCGCGACAGCATCCTGTCAGTGCTGCAGCCCGCGGAAGCTGCTGCATGA
- a CDS encoding ABC transporter permease — MMSTLVRDRSSVQPAPPAVKEPRRRPSRRTTLLAAAVVVWILGFLFLHGTSTLALPASELTDLHRSLNQFNAWVAANRADNPVFLYIFTPLRAAVDSVANLFTTIFAASSTGLRLPEIGWLGTVGLLGWIAFAVGNARVALLTVAVFTFFGLQGLFVEATYAFALVLTAVLLTLLVGIPLGVLAGIYGRVAKVITPVLDFMQTLPTFVYLAPLALIFLIGPASAVIATVIYAAPPVIRLTAHGIRAIPENTREASDSLGTTGLQRLLTLQLPMARRTIVMGINQSTMAALSMVTIAALIAAPGLGQVVVRALQSLDVGTAVNAGLSIVLLAIVLDRVTTAASRRAEPGAARNRRVSRKTRYLLLGVTLVLALAMVQLSRSMLWAAAFPKDLNIGPAIIQAVSSASQWMQNNLSLFTVSFREAVTTGILNPFQSLLTDTPFYILVAVIAIAAYALGGWKLAAITTACLGVIICLGLWSDSMVTLAGTLVATAVVMVLGIIFGVAMGRSERVDQILRPMLDAGQTMPAFVYLVPFLGLFGATRFTAIIAGIIYAAPVAIKITADGIAAISPTVVEAAISSGSTPWQVITKVQLPMARQTLALAANQGLIYVLAMVVVGALVGAGGLGYDVVAGFVQSTLFGKGLAAGLAIVFLGILLDRMTQAAAAAPLRKIPSSKTPAT, encoded by the coding sequence ATGATGTCTACCCTCGTCCGTGATCGATCGTCGGTGCAGCCCGCACCCCCCGCTGTTAAGGAACCCCGCCGCCGGCCGAGCCGCCGCACCACGCTGCTGGCAGCCGCCGTCGTCGTCTGGATCCTGGGATTCCTGTTCCTGCACGGGACGTCCACCCTGGCCCTGCCCGCCTCCGAACTGACGGACCTGCACCGCTCCCTGAACCAGTTCAACGCATGGGTGGCAGCCAACCGCGCCGACAACCCGGTCTTCCTGTACATCTTCACGCCCCTCAGGGCAGCAGTGGACAGCGTGGCCAACCTCTTCACCACCATCTTCGCCGCGAGTTCCACCGGCCTGCGCCTGCCGGAAATCGGCTGGCTCGGAACCGTGGGCCTGCTGGGCTGGATAGCCTTCGCCGTCGGAAACGCCCGGGTGGCCCTGCTGACAGTCGCCGTCTTTACGTTCTTCGGCCTCCAGGGCCTGTTCGTCGAGGCCACGTACGCGTTCGCCCTGGTCCTCACCGCCGTGCTGCTGACCCTCCTGGTCGGGATCCCGCTCGGTGTCCTGGCCGGCATCTACGGCCGGGTTGCCAAGGTGATCACGCCGGTACTGGACTTCATGCAGACGCTGCCCACATTCGTTTACCTGGCCCCGCTGGCCCTGATCTTCCTCATCGGCCCGGCATCGGCCGTTATCGCCACGGTGATCTACGCAGCGCCGCCCGTTATCCGCCTGACGGCGCACGGCATCCGCGCCATCCCGGAGAACACCCGCGAAGCCTCCGACTCGCTGGGTACAACGGGCCTGCAACGGCTGCTCACCCTGCAGCTCCCAATGGCCCGGCGCACCATTGTCATGGGCATCAACCAAAGCACTATGGCGGCCCTGTCCATGGTCACCATCGCGGCACTGATTGCAGCCCCGGGGCTTGGGCAGGTGGTGGTCCGTGCGCTGCAATCGCTTGACGTTGGCACTGCCGTAAACGCCGGGCTCTCCATCGTCCTGCTCGCGATCGTGCTGGACCGCGTGACCACGGCTGCGAGCCGCCGGGCAGAACCCGGGGCGGCCCGGAACCGCAGGGTTTCCCGCAAGACCAGGTACCTCCTCCTCGGCGTCACGCTGGTGCTGGCACTGGCCATGGTGCAGCTCTCCCGCAGCATGCTGTGGGCTGCGGCGTTCCCGAAAGACCTCAACATCGGCCCGGCGATCATCCAGGCCGTGAGCTCAGCCAGCCAGTGGATGCAGAACAACCTGTCCCTGTTCACGGTGTCCTTCCGGGAGGCCGTCACCACCGGAATCCTCAACCCGTTCCAGTCCCTGCTCACGGACACCCCTTTCTACATCCTCGTGGCCGTCATTGCCATCGCGGCCTACGCGCTGGGCGGCTGGAAGCTCGCGGCAATCACCACCGCGTGCCTGGGTGTGATCATCTGCCTCGGCCTCTGGAGCGACTCCATGGTCACCCTGGCCGGAACGCTGGTAGCCACAGCAGTGGTCATGGTCCTGGGCATCATCTTCGGCGTCGCAATGGGACGGTCCGAGCGGGTGGACCAGATCCTGCGGCCTATGCTGGACGCCGGCCAGACAATGCCCGCCTTTGTGTACCTGGTTCCGTTTCTGGGCCTCTTCGGCGCCACCCGCTTCACGGCGATCATTGCCGGCATCATCTACGCCGCGCCCGTGGCCATCAAGATCACCGCTGACGGCATTGCAGCGATTTCCCCGACTGTTGTCGAAGCTGCCATCTCCAGCGGCTCCACCCCCTGGCAGGTCATCACCAAGGTCCAGCTTCCGATGGCCAGGCAAACACTGGCCCTCGCCGCCAACCAGGGCCTGATCTATGTCCTGGCCATGGTGGTGGTCGGTGCACTGGTCGGCGCAGGTGGCCTCGGGTACGACGTCGTCGCCGGCTTTGTCCAAAGTACCCTCTTCGGCAAGGGCCTCGCCGCAGGCCTTGCCATTGTCTTCCTCGGCATCCTGCTGGACAGGATGACCCAGGCGGCCGCAGCGGCACCGCTGCGGAAAATCCCCTCAAGCAAGACCCCCGCAACATAA
- a CDS encoding ABC transporter substrate-binding protein, giving the protein MKKARLLLKRTVPAVASAAAAALLLSGCGGASVNQVAAPAGATDAPCGAVNVALNAWVGYTANAAVYSYVAKNQLGCSVVQKDLNEQISWQGFASGEVDVIIENWGHDDLVKQYITDQKVAVDAGPTGNEGQIGWYVPPWMAEKYPDITDSKNLNKYASMFATSESGGKGQLLDGDPAFVTNDEALVKNLGLDYKVVFSGSEAALIQSFRTAEQNKTPLLGYFYEPQWFLSEVPLKKVSLPAWTPGCDSDAEKVACDYPTYTLNKIISKKFADSGSPAAKLAKGFKWTNEDQNAVATDIQGGMTPEAAAKKWVDAHQDVVTSWLK; this is encoded by the coding sequence ATGAAAAAAGCTCGACTGCTGTTGAAACGAACTGTCCCGGCAGTAGCAAGTGCTGCTGCCGCTGCCCTGCTGCTGTCAGGCTGCGGCGGTGCCTCCGTGAACCAGGTGGCTGCCCCCGCCGGTGCCACGGATGCGCCCTGCGGAGCCGTTAATGTGGCGCTCAATGCCTGGGTGGGCTACACGGCGAATGCGGCCGTGTACAGCTATGTGGCGAAGAACCAGCTTGGCTGCTCCGTGGTCCAGAAGGACCTGAATGAGCAGATCTCCTGGCAGGGTTTTGCCTCAGGCGAGGTGGACGTCATCATCGAAAACTGGGGCCATGATGACCTGGTTAAGCAGTACATCACGGACCAGAAGGTGGCCGTCGACGCCGGTCCCACCGGCAACGAAGGGCAGATCGGCTGGTACGTACCGCCATGGATGGCCGAAAAGTACCCGGACATCACGGACTCGAAGAACCTGAACAAGTACGCCTCGATGTTCGCCACGTCCGAATCGGGTGGGAAAGGCCAGCTCCTCGACGGCGATCCCGCCTTCGTCACCAACGACGAGGCCCTGGTAAAGAACCTGGGCCTGGATTACAAGGTGGTGTTCTCCGGTTCGGAGGCCGCCCTGATCCAGTCATTCCGGACGGCGGAGCAGAATAAGACACCCCTGCTGGGCTACTTCTACGAGCCGCAGTGGTTCCTGTCCGAGGTTCCACTGAAGAAGGTCTCCCTGCCGGCCTGGACGCCGGGGTGCGACTCCGACGCCGAAAAAGTGGCCTGTGACTACCCGACGTACACGCTCAACAAGATCATCTCCAAGAAGTTCGCGGACAGCGGCTCACCCGCAGCAAAGCTGGCCAAGGGCTTCAAGTGGACCAACGAGGACCAGAACGCCGTAGCCACGGACATACAGGGCGGCATGACGCCCGAGGCCGCGGCCAAGAAGTGGGTGGACGCACACCAGGATGTCGTGACCTCCTGGCTCAAGTAA
- a CDS encoding alpha/beta fold hydrolase: MALQRWWTPVGCERTEIFVSSMVGMFATRPGPVKQAHGSVPLEVNGGLLNDGLMFEGFVIEDIAVDGAVVHARHSGEGPAVLLLHGHPRTGATWHRVAPALAEKGFRVIVPDLRGYGASRGPAPTLDHAPASKRAMAGDLVNLMKALGIEKFSVAGHDRGSYAAFRLAMDHPEVVSRVALLDCVPIVEHLERISVEFATQWWHWFFFAQPDTPERVTNADPDSWYHGDPRRMGGGNYKEWRAATRDPVVVRGMLEDYRAGLTIDRAHEEADRAAGRRLDLPLLVLWSLRDDLEQLCGDPLVIWRDWATNVQGRGIDSGHHMAEEAPEILTEALADFFEG; the protein is encoded by the coding sequence ATGGCTCTGCAGCGGTGGTGGACACCCGTCGGATGCGAGCGTACCGAAATCTTCGTCTCCTCAATGGTGGGGATGTTCGCTACCCGGCCCGGTCCCGTCAAACAAGCACACGGCAGTGTGCCGCTTGAGGTGAACGGCGGCCTGCTGAATGATGGACTGATGTTCGAGGGTTTCGTCATTGAAGACATTGCTGTGGACGGGGCGGTTGTCCATGCCCGGCATAGCGGGGAGGGACCTGCCGTGCTCCTGCTGCACGGGCACCCCCGCACCGGTGCGACCTGGCACCGGGTGGCGCCGGCATTGGCAGAGAAGGGTTTCAGGGTGATTGTCCCCGACCTGCGCGGGTATGGCGCATCTCGCGGGCCGGCACCCACCCTGGATCACGCGCCCGCCTCAAAGCGAGCGATGGCGGGCGATCTCGTTAATCTCATGAAGGCCCTGGGGATTGAGAAATTCTCCGTTGCGGGCCACGATCGCGGAAGCTACGCGGCTTTCAGGCTGGCCATGGATCATCCGGAAGTGGTGTCCCGGGTGGCGCTGCTTGACTGCGTTCCCATAGTGGAGCACCTCGAACGCATCAGTGTCGAGTTCGCCACCCAGTGGTGGCACTGGTTTTTCTTCGCCCAGCCGGATACTCCCGAACGCGTGACCAACGCTGACCCGGACAGCTGGTACCACGGCGACCCGCGACGGATGGGTGGCGGAAACTACAAGGAGTGGCGAGCCGCTACCCGCGATCCTGTTGTGGTGCGGGGCATGCTGGAGGACTACCGGGCCGGTCTGACCATTGACCGGGCCCACGAAGAAGCAGACCGTGCAGCCGGCCGCCGATTGGACCTTCCCCTCCTGGTCCTCTGGTCGCTGCGCGATGACCTCGAACAACTGTGCGGCGACCCGCTCGTTATCTGGCGCGACTGGGCGACCAACGTGCAGGGACGGGGCATCGACTCCGGACACCACATGGCTGAGGAAGCACCGGAGATACTAACCGAGGCGCTGGCGGACTTCTTCGAAGGTTGA
- a CDS encoding RNA polymerase sigma factor, whose translation MSLQTHLGERVELERQKRFMAAHAACHDRIYRYFRRRADSPSTAEDLCAEVFRIAWEKSGHGEELSAMFLFGVAQNVLRNHLRSAARSANLMLSLQLERTEQAYADGSVHEALARLKPDEREVLLLTYWDGFSSSELSDLLNTTATAIRMRLHRARKALGRLLETERESEEYLR comes from the coding sequence ATGAGCTTACAAACGCATCTGGGGGAGCGTGTGGAACTGGAGAGACAAAAGCGGTTCATGGCTGCCCACGCTGCCTGCCACGACCGCATCTACCGCTACTTTCGCCGCCGGGCTGACAGCCCTTCCACCGCCGAGGATTTGTGCGCGGAAGTGTTTCGGATCGCCTGGGAGAAATCGGGCCATGGGGAGGAACTCTCTGCCATGTTCCTCTTCGGGGTGGCACAGAACGTGCTGCGCAATCATCTGAGGTCCGCCGCCCGATCGGCCAATCTCATGCTGTCGCTCCAGCTGGAACGAACCGAGCAGGCCTACGCCGACGGTTCCGTCCACGAGGCGCTGGCCCGGCTCAAGCCCGATGAGCGGGAAGTCCTGCTGCTCACGTACTGGGATGGATTCAGCTCCAGTGAGCTGTCCGACCTGCTCAACACCACCGCCACAGCCATCAGGATGCGCCTCCACCGGGCACGCAAAGCACTCGGCCGCCTGCTTGAGACTGAACGAGAGTCAGAGGAGTACCTACGATGA